The following are encoded together in the Osmia lignaria lignaria isolate PbOS001 chromosome 6, iyOsmLign1, whole genome shotgun sequence genome:
- the LOC117607802 gene encoding phosphatidylcholine:ceramide cholinephosphotransferase 2 isoform X7, which yields MVLDPKVTSLHSDYGSFDRPLGAGEGHERDVEAAVDGSSNGMAQSSDVYQRQPLLPGAPTKGKDKWAGVASGSDYYVDDEDEKIDSLGRHPGIPNGSGNGVVKLDIPAPHREEPRFPKEKWKTFLAFLFMFVNFISTTASLAMVHERVPDRNTYGPLPDVVLDNIAAQDWALNVSEVLIMILSNSAMVFIIFHKHRFIVVRRIFLLMGLLYMMRSITMYVTVLPVASKTYFCSPKANNTNPLLVTKRVLQLISGFGLSINGKHTYCGDYIYSGHTVVLVLSYLIIKEYSPRRCQPIHWLAGVLVLVGIIMVLVAHGHYTVDVLIAYYVTTRLWYIYHTLANNSHLKQYEPNNFLARLWWFPIFKYFEKNVGGTVPRQYDWPLPWPRRFLAKHPNRDS from the exons ATGGTATTGGACCCCAAGGTCACGAGTCTGCATAGTGATTACGGAAGCTTCGATCGACCATTGGGCGCCGGTGAGGGCCACGAGAGGGACGTCGAGGCGGCGGTTGATGGAAGCAGCAACGGGATGGCACAGTCGAGCGACGTTTACCAACGGCAGCCGTTATTACCTGGTGCACCTACCAAAGGGAAGGATAAGTGGGCCGGCGTTGCATCCGGCTCCGATTATTACGTGGACGACGAGGACGAGAAGATCGACAGTCTTGGACGGCATCCCGGCATACCGAACGGCTCTGGGAATGGCGTTGTTAAGCTCGACATACCGGCTCCGCATCGGGAGGAGCCTCGTTTCCCTAAAGAGAAGTGGAAAACGTTTCTTG CATTTTTATTTATGTTCGTGAACTTCATATCGACCACTGCGTCCCTCGCGATGGTGCACGAGCGGGTCCCCGATCGGAACACGTACGGCCCGCTTCCGGATGTGGTGTTGGACAATATCGCCGCTCAGGATTGGGCTCTCAACGTATCGGAAGTTTTGATTATGATACTGTCCAACTCAGCGatggtttttattatttttcataagcATAG ATTTATCGTTGTTAGGCGAATATTTCTCTTGATGGGGCTGCTGTACATGATGAGAAGCATCACCATGTACGTGACGGTACTGCCGGTGGCAAGCAAAACGTACTTTTGCAGCCCTAAAGCTAACAACACGAATCCGCTTCTCGTTACCAAGAGGGTACTGCAGCTGATTTCTGGCTTCGGCTTATCTATAAACGGCAAGCACACTTATTGCGGAGATTATATTTACAGCGGTCACACGGTTGTGCTTGTACTTAGTTACCTGATTATCAAGGAAT aTTCTCCGAGAAGATGTCAACCAATACATTGGCTGGCTGgcgttcttgttcttgttgggaTAATCATGGTCTTGGTGGCTCACGGACATTATACCGTGGACGTCCTTATAGCTTACTATGTAACTACACGCTTATGGTATATTTATCATACGTTAGCTAATAATTCGCATCTTAAG CAATACGAACCAAACAACTTTCTGGCCCGGCTCTGGTGGTTtcctatttttaaatatttcgagaaAAATGTGGGCGGCACGGTGCCACGACAATACGACTGGCCTTTACCCTGGCCTCGACGATTCCTTGCCAAGCACCCTAATCGAGACAGTTAA
- the LOC117607802 gene encoding phosphatidylcholine:ceramide cholinephosphotransferase 2 isoform X5, which yields MKPVQTVILLDVMVLDPKVTSLHSDYGSFDRPLGAGEGHERDVEAAVDGSSNGMAQSSDVYQRQPLLPGAPTKGKDKWAGVASGSDYYVDDEDEKIDSLGRHPGIPNGSGNGVVKLDIPAPHREEPRFPKEKWKTFLAFLFMFVNFISTTASLAMVHERVPDRNTYGPLPDVVLDNIAAQDWALNVSEVLIMILSNSAMVFIIFHKHRFIVVRRIFLLMGLLYMMRSITMYVTVLPVASKTYFCSPKANNTNPLLVTKRVLQLISGFGLSINGKHTYCGDYIYSGHTVVLVLSYLIIKEYSPRRCQPIHWLAGVLVLVGIIMVLVAHGHYTVDVLIAYYVTTRLWYIYHTLANNSHLKQYEPNNFLARLWWFPIFKYFEKNVGGTVPRQYDWPLPWPRRFLAKHPNRDS from the exons GATGGTATTGGACCCCAAGGTCACGAGTCTGCATAGTGATTACGGAAGCTTCGATCGACCATTGGGCGCCGGTGAGGGCCACGAGAGGGACGTCGAGGCGGCGGTTGATGGAAGCAGCAACGGGATGGCACAGTCGAGCGACGTTTACCAACGGCAGCCGTTATTACCTGGTGCACCTACCAAAGGGAAGGATAAGTGGGCCGGCGTTGCATCCGGCTCCGATTATTACGTGGACGACGAGGACGAGAAGATCGACAGTCTTGGACGGCATCCCGGCATACCGAACGGCTCTGGGAATGGCGTTGTTAAGCTCGACATACCGGCTCCGCATCGGGAGGAGCCTCGTTTCCCTAAAGAGAAGTGGAAAACGTTTCTTG CATTTTTATTTATGTTCGTGAACTTCATATCGACCACTGCGTCCCTCGCGATGGTGCACGAGCGGGTCCCCGATCGGAACACGTACGGCCCGCTTCCGGATGTGGTGTTGGACAATATCGCCGCTCAGGATTGGGCTCTCAACGTATCGGAAGTTTTGATTATGATACTGTCCAACTCAGCGatggtttttattatttttcataagcATAG ATTTATCGTTGTTAGGCGAATATTTCTCTTGATGGGGCTGCTGTACATGATGAGAAGCATCACCATGTACGTGACGGTACTGCCGGTGGCAAGCAAAACGTACTTTTGCAGCCCTAAAGCTAACAACACGAATCCGCTTCTCGTTACCAAGAGGGTACTGCAGCTGATTTCTGGCTTCGGCTTATCTATAAACGGCAAGCACACTTATTGCGGAGATTATATTTACAGCGGTCACACGGTTGTGCTTGTACTTAGTTACCTGATTATCAAGGAAT aTTCTCCGAGAAGATGTCAACCAATACATTGGCTGGCTGgcgttcttgttcttgttgggaTAATCATGGTCTTGGTGGCTCACGGACATTATACCGTGGACGTCCTTATAGCTTACTATGTAACTACACGCTTATGGTATATTTATCATACGTTAGCTAATAATTCGCATCTTAAG CAATACGAACCAAACAACTTTCTGGCCCGGCTCTGGTGGTTtcctatttttaaatatttcgagaaAAATGTGGGCGGCACGGTGCCACGACAATACGACTGGCCTTTACCCTGGCCTCGACGATTCCTTGCCAAGCACCCTAATCGAGACAGTTAA
- the LOC117607802 gene encoding phosphatidylcholine:ceramide cholinephosphotransferase 2 isoform X3, with protein sequence MMKLQLLVIETDYCWRKALLRMVLDPKVTSLHSDYGSFDRPLGAGEGHERDVEAAVDGSSNGMAQSSDVYQRQPLLPGAPTKGKDKWAGVASGSDYYVDDEDEKIDSLGRHPGIPNGSGNGVVKLDIPAPHREEPRFPKEKWKTFLAFLFMFVNFISTTASLAMVHERVPDRNTYGPLPDVVLDNIAAQDWALNVSEVLIMILSNSAMVFIIFHKHRFIVVRRIFLLMGLLYMMRSITMYVTVLPVASKTYFCSPKANNTNPLLVTKRVLQLISGFGLSINGKHTYCGDYIYSGHTVVLVLSYLIIKEYSPRRCQPIHWLAGVLVLVGIIMVLVAHGHYTVDVLIAYYVTTRLWYIYHTLANNSHLKQYEPNNFLARLWWFPIFKYFEKNVGGTVPRQYDWPLPWPRRFLAKHPNRDS encoded by the exons GATGGTATTGGACCCCAAGGTCACGAGTCTGCATAGTGATTACGGAAGCTTCGATCGACCATTGGGCGCCGGTGAGGGCCACGAGAGGGACGTCGAGGCGGCGGTTGATGGAAGCAGCAACGGGATGGCACAGTCGAGCGACGTTTACCAACGGCAGCCGTTATTACCTGGTGCACCTACCAAAGGGAAGGATAAGTGGGCCGGCGTTGCATCCGGCTCCGATTATTACGTGGACGACGAGGACGAGAAGATCGACAGTCTTGGACGGCATCCCGGCATACCGAACGGCTCTGGGAATGGCGTTGTTAAGCTCGACATACCGGCTCCGCATCGGGAGGAGCCTCGTTTCCCTAAAGAGAAGTGGAAAACGTTTCTTG CATTTTTATTTATGTTCGTGAACTTCATATCGACCACTGCGTCCCTCGCGATGGTGCACGAGCGGGTCCCCGATCGGAACACGTACGGCCCGCTTCCGGATGTGGTGTTGGACAATATCGCCGCTCAGGATTGGGCTCTCAACGTATCGGAAGTTTTGATTATGATACTGTCCAACTCAGCGatggtttttattatttttcataagcATAG ATTTATCGTTGTTAGGCGAATATTTCTCTTGATGGGGCTGCTGTACATGATGAGAAGCATCACCATGTACGTGACGGTACTGCCGGTGGCAAGCAAAACGTACTTTTGCAGCCCTAAAGCTAACAACACGAATCCGCTTCTCGTTACCAAGAGGGTACTGCAGCTGATTTCTGGCTTCGGCTTATCTATAAACGGCAAGCACACTTATTGCGGAGATTATATTTACAGCGGTCACACGGTTGTGCTTGTACTTAGTTACCTGATTATCAAGGAAT aTTCTCCGAGAAGATGTCAACCAATACATTGGCTGGCTGgcgttcttgttcttgttgggaTAATCATGGTCTTGGTGGCTCACGGACATTATACCGTGGACGTCCTTATAGCTTACTATGTAACTACACGCTTATGGTATATTTATCATACGTTAGCTAATAATTCGCATCTTAAG CAATACGAACCAAACAACTTTCTGGCCCGGCTCTGGTGGTTtcctatttttaaatatttcgagaaAAATGTGGGCGGCACGGTGCCACGACAATACGACTGGCCTTTACCCTGGCCTCGACGATTCCTTGCCAAGCACCCTAATCGAGACAGTTAA
- the LOC117607802 gene encoding phosphatidylcholine:ceramide cholinephosphotransferase 2 isoform X6, which translates to MMVLDPKVTSLHSDYGSFDRPLGAGEGHERDVEAAVDGSSNGMAQSSDVYQRQPLLPGAPTKGKDKWAGVASGSDYYVDDEDEKIDSLGRHPGIPNGSGNGVVKLDIPAPHREEPRFPKEKWKTFLAFLFMFVNFISTTASLAMVHERVPDRNTYGPLPDVVLDNIAAQDWALNVSEVLIMILSNSAMVFIIFHKHRFIVVRRIFLLMGLLYMMRSITMYVTVLPVASKTYFCSPKANNTNPLLVTKRVLQLISGFGLSINGKHTYCGDYIYSGHTVVLVLSYLIIKEYSPRRCQPIHWLAGVLVLVGIIMVLVAHGHYTVDVLIAYYVTTRLWYIYHTLANNSHLKQYEPNNFLARLWWFPIFKYFEKNVGGTVPRQYDWPLPWPRRFLAKHPNRDS; encoded by the exons GATGGTATTGGACCCCAAGGTCACGAGTCTGCATAGTGATTACGGAAGCTTCGATCGACCATTGGGCGCCGGTGAGGGCCACGAGAGGGACGTCGAGGCGGCGGTTGATGGAAGCAGCAACGGGATGGCACAGTCGAGCGACGTTTACCAACGGCAGCCGTTATTACCTGGTGCACCTACCAAAGGGAAGGATAAGTGGGCCGGCGTTGCATCCGGCTCCGATTATTACGTGGACGACGAGGACGAGAAGATCGACAGTCTTGGACGGCATCCCGGCATACCGAACGGCTCTGGGAATGGCGTTGTTAAGCTCGACATACCGGCTCCGCATCGGGAGGAGCCTCGTTTCCCTAAAGAGAAGTGGAAAACGTTTCTTG CATTTTTATTTATGTTCGTGAACTTCATATCGACCACTGCGTCCCTCGCGATGGTGCACGAGCGGGTCCCCGATCGGAACACGTACGGCCCGCTTCCGGATGTGGTGTTGGACAATATCGCCGCTCAGGATTGGGCTCTCAACGTATCGGAAGTTTTGATTATGATACTGTCCAACTCAGCGatggtttttattatttttcataagcATAG ATTTATCGTTGTTAGGCGAATATTTCTCTTGATGGGGCTGCTGTACATGATGAGAAGCATCACCATGTACGTGACGGTACTGCCGGTGGCAAGCAAAACGTACTTTTGCAGCCCTAAAGCTAACAACACGAATCCGCTTCTCGTTACCAAGAGGGTACTGCAGCTGATTTCTGGCTTCGGCTTATCTATAAACGGCAAGCACACTTATTGCGGAGATTATATTTACAGCGGTCACACGGTTGTGCTTGTACTTAGTTACCTGATTATCAAGGAAT aTTCTCCGAGAAGATGTCAACCAATACATTGGCTGGCTGgcgttcttgttcttgttgggaTAATCATGGTCTTGGTGGCTCACGGACATTATACCGTGGACGTCCTTATAGCTTACTATGTAACTACACGCTTATGGTATATTTATCATACGTTAGCTAATAATTCGCATCTTAAG CAATACGAACCAAACAACTTTCTGGCCCGGCTCTGGTGGTTtcctatttttaaatatttcgagaaAAATGTGGGCGGCACGGTGCCACGACAATACGACTGGCCTTTACCCTGGCCTCGACGATTCCTTGCCAAGCACCCTAATCGAGACAGTTAA
- the LOC117607802 gene encoding phosphatidylcholine:ceramide cholinephosphotransferase 2 isoform X4 produces MHKLRLPVKVDLPSALTRMVLDPKVTSLHSDYGSFDRPLGAGEGHERDVEAAVDGSSNGMAQSSDVYQRQPLLPGAPTKGKDKWAGVASGSDYYVDDEDEKIDSLGRHPGIPNGSGNGVVKLDIPAPHREEPRFPKEKWKTFLAFLFMFVNFISTTASLAMVHERVPDRNTYGPLPDVVLDNIAAQDWALNVSEVLIMILSNSAMVFIIFHKHRFIVVRRIFLLMGLLYMMRSITMYVTVLPVASKTYFCSPKANNTNPLLVTKRVLQLISGFGLSINGKHTYCGDYIYSGHTVVLVLSYLIIKEYSPRRCQPIHWLAGVLVLVGIIMVLVAHGHYTVDVLIAYYVTTRLWYIYHTLANNSHLKQYEPNNFLARLWWFPIFKYFEKNVGGTVPRQYDWPLPWPRRFLAKHPNRDS; encoded by the exons GATGGTATTGGACCCCAAGGTCACGAGTCTGCATAGTGATTACGGAAGCTTCGATCGACCATTGGGCGCCGGTGAGGGCCACGAGAGGGACGTCGAGGCGGCGGTTGATGGAAGCAGCAACGGGATGGCACAGTCGAGCGACGTTTACCAACGGCAGCCGTTATTACCTGGTGCACCTACCAAAGGGAAGGATAAGTGGGCCGGCGTTGCATCCGGCTCCGATTATTACGTGGACGACGAGGACGAGAAGATCGACAGTCTTGGACGGCATCCCGGCATACCGAACGGCTCTGGGAATGGCGTTGTTAAGCTCGACATACCGGCTCCGCATCGGGAGGAGCCTCGTTTCCCTAAAGAGAAGTGGAAAACGTTTCTTG CATTTTTATTTATGTTCGTGAACTTCATATCGACCACTGCGTCCCTCGCGATGGTGCACGAGCGGGTCCCCGATCGGAACACGTACGGCCCGCTTCCGGATGTGGTGTTGGACAATATCGCCGCTCAGGATTGGGCTCTCAACGTATCGGAAGTTTTGATTATGATACTGTCCAACTCAGCGatggtttttattatttttcataagcATAG ATTTATCGTTGTTAGGCGAATATTTCTCTTGATGGGGCTGCTGTACATGATGAGAAGCATCACCATGTACGTGACGGTACTGCCGGTGGCAAGCAAAACGTACTTTTGCAGCCCTAAAGCTAACAACACGAATCCGCTTCTCGTTACCAAGAGGGTACTGCAGCTGATTTCTGGCTTCGGCTTATCTATAAACGGCAAGCACACTTATTGCGGAGATTATATTTACAGCGGTCACACGGTTGTGCTTGTACTTAGTTACCTGATTATCAAGGAAT aTTCTCCGAGAAGATGTCAACCAATACATTGGCTGGCTGgcgttcttgttcttgttgggaTAATCATGGTCTTGGTGGCTCACGGACATTATACCGTGGACGTCCTTATAGCTTACTATGTAACTACACGCTTATGGTATATTTATCATACGTTAGCTAATAATTCGCATCTTAAG CAATACGAACCAAACAACTTTCTGGCCCGGCTCTGGTGGTTtcctatttttaaatatttcgagaaAAATGTGGGCGGCACGGTGCCACGACAATACGACTGGCCTTTACCCTGGCCTCGACGATTCCTTGCCAAGCACCCTAATCGAGACAGTTAA